Proteins from a single region of Desulfolutivibrio sulfoxidireducens:
- the pstA gene encoding phosphate ABC transporter permease PstA yields MPIGASKRARNSTQRIMWGLFGASSIVNLTALLIICSFVLINGLPAINWTFLTEAPTDSMTAGGIWPCILGTILLSLGTMVVAFPLGVASAIYLNEYATPGKMVRIIRLGISNLAGVPSVVFGLFGLAFFVTFFGMGVSILAGILTLGILILPVIIGTAEEALKSVPQTYREASLGLGATKWQTIRLVVLPAAMPGMLTGAILGLSRAAGETAAIMFTASVFFTPYLPTSVFDSVMALPYHVYVLATAGTDIEKTRPLQYGTSLVLIVLVLGMNLIAILLRARLQKRR; encoded by the coding sequence ATGCCCATCGGCGCGAGCAAACGCGCGCGAAACTCCACGCAGCGGATCATGTGGGGCCTTTTCGGCGCCTCGTCGATCGTCAACCTCACGGCGCTTCTGATCATCTGTTCCTTTGTGCTCATAAACGGGCTTCCGGCCATCAACTGGACGTTTCTGACCGAGGCCCCCACGGACTCCATGACCGCCGGCGGCATCTGGCCGTGCATCCTGGGAACGATCCTCCTAAGCCTGGGCACCATGGTCGTGGCCTTTCCCCTGGGCGTGGCCTCGGCCATCTACCTCAACGAATACGCCACCCCGGGCAAGATGGTGCGCATCATCCGCCTAGGAATCAGCAACCTGGCCGGGGTGCCGTCGGTGGTCTTCGGGCTTTTCGGCCTGGCCTTTTTCGTGACCTTTTTCGGCATGGGCGTGAGCATCCTGGCCGGCATTCTGACCCTGGGCATCCTGATCCTGCCGGTGATCATCGGCACGGCCGAGGAGGCGCTCAAGTCCGTGCCCCAGACCTACCGCGAGGCCTCCCTGGGCCTTGGGGCCACCAAATGGCAGACCATCCGGCTGGTGGTCCTGCCGGCGGCCATGCCGGGCATGCTCACCGGGGCCATCCTGGGGCTTTCCCGGGCCGCCGGAGAGACGGCGGCCATCATGTTCACGGCCTCGGTCTTTTTCACCCCCTATCTGCCCACCTCGGTCTTTGACAGCGTCATGGCCCTGCCCTACCATGTCTATGTCCTGGCCACGGCCGGGACCGACATCGAAAAGACCCGGCCTCTGCAGTACGGCACCTCGCTGGTGCTCATCGTGCTGGTCCTGGGCATGAACCTGATCGCCATCCTGCTTCGGGCCAGATTGCAGAAGCGCCGGTAG